In the genome of Raphanus sativus cultivar WK10039 chromosome 4, ASM80110v3, whole genome shotgun sequence, one region contains:
- the LOC130511758 gene encoding ATP-dependent 6-phosphofructokinase 5, chloroplastic-like, with protein MGRSSGFIAMQASLASGQVDICLFPEVPFKLHGPDGVLKHLNYLIETIGSAVVCFAEGAGQSFLENTNAKDASGNKVLGDIGVHINKKFVSGISNHLF; from the exons ATGGGTCGTAGCAGTGGATTCATCGCCATGCAAGCATCCTTAGCCAGCGGACAAGTCGACATTTGTCTCTTTCCCGAG GTTCCTTTCAAACTCCATGGACCTGATGGTGTACTGAAACATCTGAACTACCTTATCGAAACAATAGGCTCTGCTGTAGTTTGCTTTGCGGAAGGAGCAGGACAG AGTTTTCTTGAGAATACAAATGCAAAAGATGCATCTGGAAATAAAGTACTCGGTGACATTGGTGTTCACATCAACAAGAAGTTTGTTAGTGGTATTTCAAATCATTTGTTTTAA
- the LOC130511757 gene encoding NDR1/HIN1-like protein 26 has protein sequence MHNMTDSLPVRSNPSARPISRHHSANYIVHRVKESLSTRVSKFICAIFLTLLLCLGIVFFILWINLRPHRPRFHIREFSIPGLGNTDGFETSHISFKITAHNPNQKVSVYYYSMEGSVYYKEKRVGSTNLTHPLYQDPKDTSLIEGVLRGPTMAVNKDRWKQMGRDRNQGKVVFRLDVVSTIRFKVYSWHSKRHKMHANCYIEVGWDGMLLSRTKDKRCPVYFS, from the coding sequence ATGCATAACATGACTGACTCTCTACCGGTCAGATCCAACCCATCAGCCAGACCCATATCCCGTCACCATTCCGCAAACTACATTGTTCATCGAGTCAAAGAAAGCCTCTCAACAAGAGTCTCCAAATTCATATGTGCTATTTTCTTAACGCTTTTGCTATGTTTAGGCATTGTTTTTTTCATCTTATGGATCAATCTACGTCCTCACCGACCTCGTTTCCACATCCGCGAGTTCTCTATCCCCGGTTTGGGCAACACCGATGGTTTCGAGACCTCTCATATAAGCTTCAAGATAACGGCTCATAACCCAAACCAAAAAGTTAGTGTTTACTACTACTCCATGGAAGGATCCGTTTACTACAAAGAGAAACGGGTCGGGTCGACTAATCTCACTCACCCATTGTACCAAGACCCAAAGGACACGAGTTTGATCGAAGGAGTCTTACGTGGACCCACAATGGCGGTGAACAAGGACCGTTGGAAGCAGATGGGACGAGACAGGAATCAAGGGAAGGTAGTGTTCCGTTTGGATGTGGTGTCCACGATACGGTTTAAGGTGTACTCGTGGCACAGTAAGAGGCATAAGATGCACGCAAACTGTTATATTGAGGTCGGCTGGGATGGCATGTTGTTGAGCAGGACCAAAGACAAGAGATGTCCGGTTTATTTCTCTTGA
- the LOC130511974 gene encoding uncharacterized protein LOC130511974, translating into MGKGKKSAQQAESSKEEKHAEAEGSRRLLADGEPESPPPRNDMPVSDALPEVTEELDSFNTANEKAPSEESDERTPGLGEEPSVKVPEADPQPQIGSTGAAIQDVPVTAKSPEEKDESALPLAIIEVEKELSEAESDSAKKVDDEPKDDAVTVGSESDEASQKERRKKRVLKRLGLRSGKQRKTGESSTPTQSQFLTPEDAAKSPYLAKEAGASPQLRSRRSGDKSAEPMPPLIKKRYDQFLKRKVLAERSVDLKEADQWGYLAVIKKGSMESTVSNLAVYVEQVVAEFYAGLPSTKAEADVDEVVVSVRGQEYKFSPAHLNNAIDWEPLTEEEEEEAATLDDISVTELASFITGDTKTEWDGLTTADLTPCYGALMIIAAYNWIPSTHKTYVSLERARLIYKMAHGVRVDLGKMMFRQILNLGVIQVNDARWLIFPRLIMALLQSQQAVPSYPSDKLQRPVLYKKDKRVGEIYEQRLAKGKGPAKAEPKRSSARTTRQASPAPIPAPRTATPSSRTAPRRVSLYELGSVAIPQGPLSRVDLQVALQDTTRALQALAEIVQDLQSAVAGGEEED; encoded by the exons ATGGGGAAAGGAAAGAAATCAGCTCAACAAGCCGAATCATCCAAGGAAGAAAAGCATGCAGAGGCTGAAGGAAGTCGAAGGTTACTCGCTGATGGCGAACCTGAATCGCCTCCACCGAGAAACGATATGCCCGTCTCCGATGCACTCCCTGAGGTCACCGAGGAGCTTGACTCATTCAATACCGCTAATGAGAAAGCCCCTTCAGAGGAGAGCGATGAAAGGACTCCAGGTCTTGGAGAGGAGCCATCTGTGAAGGTTCCTGAAGCAGATCCGCAACCGCAAATCGGATCCACTGGTGCTGCCATTCAAGATGTTCCGGTCACTGCTAAATCACCAGAAGAAAAGGATGAATCTGCTCTACCTCTGGCGATCATTGAAGTTGAGAAGGAGCTAAGTGAAGCTGAGTCTGATTCAGCCAAGAAAGTGGACGATGAACCCAAGGATGATGCTGTTACTGTGGGTTCTGAATCAGATGAAGCTTCCCAGAAGGAAAGGAGGAAGAAACGGGTGCTGAAGAGATTAGGGTTGCGCTCTGGGAAACAGAGAAAGACAGGGGAGTCTAGTACACCAACTCAATCTCAGTTTCTCACACCAGAAGATGCAGCCAAGTCTCCATATTTGGCTAAGGAAGCAGGAGCCTCGCCTCAGCTGAGATCGAGAAGGTCTGGTGATAAAAGTGCTGAACCAATGCCTCCTCTCATCAAGAAAAGGTATGATCAGTTCCTTAAGCGTAAGGTACTTGCTGAGCGTTCGGTGGATCTGAAGGAAGCTGATCAGTGGGGTTACTTGGCCGTTATCAAGAAAGGATCTATGGAATCAACTGTCTCGAATCTTGCAGTGTATGTTGAGCAAGTTGTAGCTGAGTTCTATGCAGGTCTGCCGAGTACTAAAGCTGAAGCGGATGTTGATGAAGTGGTTGTCTCTGTACGGGGACAAGAGTACAAGTTCTCACCTGCGCACCTCAATAATGCCATAGATTGGGAACCACTtactgaggaagaagaggaggaagccgCAACGTTGGATGATATCTCGGTAACTGAGTTAGCTTCTTTCATCACCGGAGATACAAAGACAGAATGGGATGGTCTCACTACAGCGGACCTTACTCCATGCTACGGGGCCTTGATGATCATAGCTGCATACAACTGGATTCCCTCGACTCACAAGACATATGTCTCACTTGAGAGAGCAAGACTGATCTACAAGATGGCTCATGGAGTCCGTGTTGATTTGGGGAAGATGATGTTCAGACAGATTCTTAATCTTGGAGTGATTCAAGTCAATGATGCCCGCTGGTTGATCTTCCCTCGCTTGATCATGGCACTTCTTCAAAGTCAGCAGGCGGTTCCATCCTATCCTAGTGACAAGCTCCAACGTCCGGTTCTCTACAAGAAGGATAAACGAGTGGGCGAGATCTATGAGCAGAGACTGGCAAAAGGAAAGGGACCAGCTAAAGCTGAACCAAAGAGAAGCTCTGCAAGGACAACCCGTCAGGCATCTCCTGCTCCGATCCCTGCTCCACGAACTGCTACACCAAGCTCCAGAACTGCACCACGTCGTGTATCCCTTTATGAACTTGGATCAGTTGCCATCCCTCAAGGACCACTCAGCCGTGTTGATTTGCAAGTGGCACTACAGGACACAACACGAGCCCTTCAAGCGCTAGCTGAGATAGTTCAGGATCTTCAGAGTGCTGTAGCAG ggggagaagaagaagactag